CAAAACTCCTGTTCCATGTACTGTTCTCTGATCCTCCACAAATACACTAACGAGGATTTTCTTTCCGCCCTTGGATCGTTTTCAGATACGAGTCCagtctttcttttctttgaatATTTTTGAACACAGCGAGAGCAGGAGCGAACACCTCCAGGATGCTCCTCAGGCAGCGATTTACAGGAACCTCGGACTCCTCAAAGCCGATCTGCTTCTCTTTAGGCTCTTTAGAACCTAAGAGGACAGTTTTCTGAAtgtcacacacaaacatctgataatggatcagacttgtggTCTCTGTGGAGTTCTTCTTCTCATCCTTCACGACGATGATCTGTTCTTCACCAGTTTGTGGGTTCTTAAACACTGTGATGTTTTCAGCTATGAAGAACGGGTACTCGCTGTGTTCTACTACGTGTTTTACTGAGATACGGTCGAATAATTTCTTGAACTCCTCCTCACTGCCGCTGCATTGATTCATTAACCAGTTACAAAGCACAGTGCCGTACTGCTCGATTCTTCTGTTCGGCTGTCCTTCCACGTTCCTCCTCTTCTCTCTTTTTGGTTTTGGGTTCTTTAATGAAGACATGTTGGAGCAGTTGGCTTTCTTAAGCTCTTCACCCGTGTTCCTTAGTGTGTCCGTGCGTTTTTCTAGCCGTCCACCATCTGCGGACTGTAGTTGAAGGTCTCGGCTCCAAGTACTAGGGGGAACGTCTTCAAGCTTTGGAAAAATGATCATTCCTTGTGGTCCATCCGGCTCATCAAAATCATCTCCATGATTGTAACTGCTCTGCTGCTTATCTTCTGGCTCCAAACCTTCCACAACCAGACCACCGCTCTTTCTTCAAATGAGGTATCGACTTTGTCCTGTAGCTTGGACTGTAGCTGGACAACTTGCTCTTTTTGGCAAACAGAGGAACATTAAAAAAGGTTTTGAGAGGATGTTTGAGGAGGACAGTCAGTGTCGTCCATTTCctgcttttcttttaattcCCTGGTTCCTCCACTGCTTCTGACAGCTTGCTGAATCTGATCTGCGTTTTCTGTTGGGTGTGGAACGTCCGCTTTGAAGTCTAGGTCTGCGCTTTTGGACTCGTAATCCGTGACCtccatgttgtgtgtgtgactgacatCAGTGACACCTTCACATATGAACACGTCCTCATTTGGGAACACAGTGTGAGGAAACACTCTGCTATTAAAACTTGAGCTGCATGAAGATCCGTATCCACTGCTGTTCAaatcatctgcattatggtttATGGAGTCGTCGTAATTACTGTACTGTTCAGGCTTTTTCTTGGCTGTTGAGGCCTTACTTCTGACCTTCTCAAAAAAGTGGTCAAGTGTATTTTTAGGAAATTTGGCTCCTTTAACGTCTGTAAGAAATGAACGAAGATCTTTTCTCTGTCTGATCTCGTTGATCTCTTTAGCAGTGAGACACAGACTCTTTTTCAGCTTTATGTCCTTCAGATAATCCTCCAAACCCTCCATTTCACCCTGAGCAAGCTTCTCCTTCAGGTCATTAACCAGTTTTTCACTGATTTTAGGATCAGAGACCCAGTCGTCCAGTTTGGCCATGGTGGATAAGGTCTTGAGATCTGTTTCAAAACCACACAAAgttgttgttaataaaatacacttacaTTTCCTGACTTGGTAGAGCATTTAAACAATTAATCATTAAAGAtcaaattaacaaaaatgtcaatgtgtgtgtttaccaattaatgtaaaacatttactaATAAAAAATCTTAAATGTCAGAATTGCAGCAATTTAATTCCACATCCGACTACAATCGACAGAAATCttcaaaagtaataataataataacagtaataataatagtaataataataatgttttgattatatagcacctttcacagTCTCAAGGTCACTTTACAGTAGAGGGAAAAACCAAAATACTGACTAA
The sequence above is drawn from the Trichomycterus rosablanca isolate fTriRos1 chromosome 9, fTriRos1.hap1, whole genome shotgun sequence genome and encodes:
- the LOC134320327 gene encoding uncharacterized protein LOC134320327 isoform X1, with the translated sequence MASPAERFLKVHRSEIVGRVKSVNGLADCLLEKEVISKEALNEISSQKPEEEQMRTVYKHLNSSKAYELTLEWLKRHESHVMEDLAEKTETPEPSHSREKRQRIQNHEAMDETDCDLQTSPDLKTLSTMAKLDDWVSDPKISEKLVNDLKEKLAQGEMEGLEDYLKDIKLKKSLCLTAKEINEIRQRKDLRSFLTDVKGAKFPKNTLDHFFEKVRSKASTAKKKPEQYSNYDDSINHNADDLNSSGYGSSCSSSFNSRVFPHTVFPNEDVFICEGVTDVSHTHNMEVTDYESKSADLDFKADVPHPTENADQIQQAVRSSGGTRELKEKQEMDDTDCPPQTSSQNLF
- the LOC134320327 gene encoding uncharacterized protein LOC134320327 isoform X2 — its product is MASPAERFLKVHRSEIVGRVKSVNGLADCLLEKEVISKEALNEISSQKPEEEQMRTVYKHLNSSKAYELTLEWLKRHESHVMEDLEKTETPEPSHSREKRQRIQNHEAMDETDCDLQTSPDLKTLSTMAKLDDWVSDPKISEKLVNDLKEKLAQGEMEGLEDYLKDIKLKKSLCLTAKEINEIRQRKDLRSFLTDVKGAKFPKNTLDHFFEKVRSKASTAKKKPEQYSNYDDSINHNADDLNSSGYGSSCSSSFNSRVFPHTVFPNEDVFICEGVTDVSHTHNMEVTDYESKSADLDFKADVPHPTENADQIQQAVRSSGGTRELKEKQEMDDTDCPPQTSSQNLF